In Helianthus annuus cultivar XRQ/B chromosome 8, HanXRQr2.0-SUNRISE, whole genome shotgun sequence, a single genomic region encodes these proteins:
- the LOC110870293 gene encoding uncharacterized protein LOC110870293, with the protein MLIKEGDVWKWRNDPSGSFSVKQVRLDIENASIAANSNDEVFHWNNWAPPKSNYLLWRAIMGKVAAKTELIHRGVRIGDCLCPRCGLSDESPDHLFVSCLWSQSVWWNVLSWVRIPFPLNTFILKDMIGFLKLRQGGGAWKKIIYMIAIGTVWRLWNARNTMAFEGKFIPVATITDQIKEDTFLWLSNRSKIKTTSWEKWRSFDVLDML; encoded by the coding sequence ATGCTGATAAAAGAAGGTGACGTATGGAAGTGGCGGAATGATCCCTCCGGGTCGTTTTCGGTAAAACAGGTTAGACTTGATATTGAAAATGCCTCTATAGCCGCTAATTCGAATGATGAGGTTTTTCATTGGAATAACTGGGCGCCTCCGAAATCCAACTATTTACTATGGAGGGCGATTATGGGCAAAGTTGCGGCAAAAACCGAGCTGATTCATAGGGGGGTAAGAATTGGAGATTGCTTGTGTCCTCGTTGCGGGTTATCCGACGAATCCCCAGACCATTTATTCGTCTCCTGTCTTTGGTCCCAAAGTGTGTGGTGGAATGTTTTGTCTTGGGTTAGAATTCCTTTTCCATTGAACACGTTCATCTTGAAGGACATGATCGGCTTCCTAAAGCTTCGTCAAGGCGGAGGTGCTTGGAAAAAGATTATTTATATGATAGCGATCGGTACGGTTTGGAGACTATGGAATGCGAGGAATACAATGGCGTTTGAAGGAAAGTTCATCCCTGTCGCCACTATTACGGATCAAATTAAAGAAGACACGTTCCTATGGTTAAGCAATAGATCGAAGATTAAGACGACGAGTTGGGAGAAGTGGAGATCGTTTGATGTATTAGATATGTTGTAA